In the genome of Bacillus thuringiensis, the window GAAATTGAAAAAACAATTCCACTTATAGAACAGCCGCGTTTTCATTCTCCGGCATTAGCGCATTTAGAAGCTCATTATGAAGCGCGTCCGAATGAGAAATTTAACGGTGAAGCGAGTGTAACGATTAGTACAGCTGCGAATTTACGAGCGGAGGTAGAAGGTGTTGCTCGTGAAATTCGTAAACTTGTCGCGGATGAAAAATATCGTTATCGAGATATTGCAGTGCTTCTTCGTAATGGGGAAAGTTATTACGATGTGATGCGAACGTTATTTACAGATTATAATATCCCGCACTTCATCGATGAAAAACGCCCGATGTCACACCACCCATTAGTAGAATGTATTCGTTCTGCACTCGAGATTATTAGTGGGAATTGGCGTTATGATGCGGTGTTCCGTTGCGTGAAAACAGAGCTTTTATATCCATTAGACATAAGAAAAGAAGCGATGCGTGAAGAAATGGATGAATTTGAAAATTACTGTTTAGCGTACGGTGTACAAGGAAAGAGATGGACTGCTGAAGATCCATGGATGTATCGCCGTTATCGTTCTCTTGATGATACGAACGGGATGATTACAGACAGTGAACGTGAAATGGAAGAGAAAATAAATAGGCTACGTGACGTTGTAAGAACACCTGTTATTCGCATGCAAAAAAGGTTAAAGCGTGCAGGGACAGTTATGCAAATGTGTGAAGCAGTTTACTTGTTTTTAGAAGAACTGGATGTTCCGAAGAAACTAGAAGAATTACGTATACGTGCAGAAGAAAGTGGAGATTTCTTATTTGCGACAGATCATGAACAAGTATGGGAAGAAGTAATGAGCCTTCTTGATACATTTGTAGAGATGCTTGGGGAAGAGAAAATGTCTCTTTCTATGTTTACTGACGTTATGTCGACAGGTCTTGAGGCACTTCAATTTGCTAACATTCCGCCGTCATTAGACCAAGTGTTAATTGCTAATATTGATCACTCCAGGTTATCTGACGTGAAAGCAACGTTTATTATAGGTGTAAATGAGGGTGTCATTCCAGCAGCACCTATGGACGAAGGGATGCTTTCTGATGAGGAAAGAGAAGTTCTTGGTGCGGCAGGGATTGAATTAGCGCCAACGACAAGACAAACTTTGTTAGAAGAACAGTTCGTTATGTATCAAATGGTAACGAGAGCGTCTGAGAAGTTATACATTTCATGCCCGCTTGCAGATGAAGAAGGAAAGACGTTACTTGCGTCTAGCTTTATTAAGAAAATAAAAAGAATGTTCCCTAATGTGAAAGATTCATTTATTACGAATGACGTAAACGATTTATCACGTTCAGAACAAATTTCATATGTAGCAACGCCAGAAGTAACGTTATCTTACGTTATGCAGCAACTACAAACGTGGAAGCGATACGGATTTGAAGGGAATTTAGACTTTTGGTGGGACGTATATAATTTCTACGTAACTTCAGATGAATGGAAACAAAAAAGTAGCCGCGTCTTATCAAGTTTATTCTATCGAAATCGTGCGCAGAAACTAAGTACAGCAGTAAGTAGAGATTTATACGGAGATACAATTAAAGGAAGCGTCTCTCGTATGGAACTATTTAACCGTTGTGCATATGCTCATTTTGCGCAGCACGGTTTATCGCTTAGAGAGCGTGATATTTTCAAGCTTGATGCGCCAGACATAGGCGAATTATTCCATGCGGCATTAAAGAAAATTGCGGACAAGTTATTGCGTGAAAACCGCACTTGGGCGGATTTATCCATAAAAGAGTGTGAACATCTTTCTGTTTTAGTAATAGAAGAAATCGCACCGTTATTACAACGACAAATTTTATTAAGTTCAAACCGTCATTTCTATTTAAAACAAAAACTACAACAAATCATTTTCCGTACGTCAATCATTCTTCGTGAACATGCGAAGTCGAGCGGATTCGTACCAGTTGATTTAGAGGTGCCGTTCGGTATGGGTGGTACAGGATCGCTTCCGCCGATGGAATTCTCATTACCAAATGGTGTGAAGATGGAAGTTGTCGGCCGTATTGACCGTGTTGATAAGGCAGAAGATGAAAACGGGACGTTCTTACGTATTATTGATTATAAATCAAGTTCAAAAGCGTTAGATTTAACGGAAGTGTATTACGGATTAGCACTTCAAATGTTAACGTATTTAGACGTTGTTACTTCAAATGCACAGACGTGGATGAAAAAAGGCCACGCAGCATCACCAGCTGGTGTACTGTACTTCCATATTCATAACCCAATTGTTGAGATGAAAGGTGACGCATCTGAAGCTGAGATTGAAAAGGAAATATTAAAGAAATTTAAAATGAAAGGACTCGTACTAGGAGATGCTGACGTTGTTCGTTTAATGGATAACAAACTTTCAACAGGAAGTTCAGATATTATTTCTGCTGGCCTGAAAAAAGACGGTAGCTTTAGTGCGCGTTCAAGTATTGCAAGCGAGCAAGAGTTTAACGTACTACAGAAATATGTACACCATACGTTTGAAAATATCGGAAAAGACATTACAGAAGGTGTTATTGATATTGCTCCTTATAAAATGGGAAATAAAGCAGCATGTACGTTCTGTAACTTTAAATCTGTTTGTCAGTTTGATGAGTCACTTGAAGATAATCAGTTCCGATCGTTAAAAGATATGAAAGATAGTGAAGCGATGGAGAAAATAAGAGAGGAGGTTGGCGGAGAATGATAGAAAATTGGCCTAAAAAACCAGAAGGTAGTCAATGGACGGATGACCAGTGGAAAGCTGTTGTAGCGAACGGACGTGATATTTTAGTTGCGGCTGCAGCTGGGTCAGGTAAAACAGCAGTATTAGTTGAACGTATTATCAAGAAGATTATTAATGAAGAAAATCCAGTCGATGTCGACCGCCTGCTCGTTGTAACCTTTACGAATGCAGCAGCGCAAGAGATGAAAAACCGAATTGGGGAAGCGTTAGAAAAGGTATTAATTGATGAACCAGGATCTCAGCACGTAAGAAAGCAGCTGAGCCTATTAAATAAAGCTTCCATTTCAACAATTCATTCATTTTGTTTACAAGTCATTAGAGGATATTACTACATGCTTGATGTTGATCCTCGTTTCCGTATCGCGAATCAAACAGAAAATGAATTGTTAAAAGAAGAAGTGCTAGATGACATATTAGAAGAAGAGTACGGAATCGAAGATAATACAATCTTCTTTGAACTTGTTGATCGTTATACGAGTGACCGTAGTGATGATGACTTACAACGTATGATTTTAGCGCTTCATACAGAGTCAAGAGCGCATCCAAATCCGGGAAAATGGCTTGATAAATTAGTAGAAGCATATGACGTAGAAGGAAAGACTATTGAAGATTTAGTATATGCTTCTTACTTATTAGAAGATGTGAAATTCCAGCTTGAAACAGCGGAACAGCATATTCGTAAGGCAACTGAACTCGCAATGCTTCCTGACGGTCCTGCTCCTCGCGTTGAAACCCTGCAAGCAGATGTAGCTTTACTTGGAACGCTATCATCAGCTGCTCGTGAGTCGTGGACAAGATTGTATGAAGCGATGCAAAACGTATCGTGGCAAACATTAAAGCGTATTAAGAAAAGTGATTACAATGAAGATGTTGTAAAACAAGTAGACTCTCTTCGTAATAAAGCGAAAGATGAAGTAAAGAAATTACAAGAAGAGTTATTTAGCCGCAAACCTGAAAGTTTCTTACGAGATTTTCAAGATATGCACCCTGTATTAGAAAAGCTTGTTCAACTTGTAAAAGTATTTACAGAGCGTTTCCAAGCGATGAAGCGAGATAAAGGAATGGTCGATTTCACAGATTTAGAGCATTTCTGTTTACAAATTTTAAGTGAACAAAGTGAAAATGGTGAAATGAATCCTTCAGCAGTAGCGCTTCAATATCGTAATAAATTTGCTGAAGTGTTA includes:
- the addB gene encoding helicase-exonuclease AddAB subunit AddB; this translates as MSLRFVIGRAGSGKSTLCLREVQEELKQRPRGKTILYLVPEQMTFQTQQALIGSEDVRGSIRAQVFSFSRLAWKVLQEVGGASRLHIDEAGVHMLLRKIVESRKDGLSVFQKAAEQNGFFEHLGSMIAEFKRYNVTPSNVYEMWQQLDAHSSSAEQKLLANKVYDLQLLYDDFERALIGKYLDSEDYLQLLVEKLPQSEYVNGAEIYIDGFHSFSPQELEILRQLMICGARVTITLTIDEKTLAQPVNELDLFYETTLTYEKIKQVAREEKIEIEKTIPLIEQPRFHSPALAHLEAHYEARPNEKFNGEASVTISTAANLRAEVEGVAREIRKLVADEKYRYRDIAVLLRNGESYYDVMRTLFTDYNIPHFIDEKRPMSHHPLVECIRSALEIISGNWRYDAVFRCVKTELLYPLDIRKEAMREEMDEFENYCLAYGVQGKRWTAEDPWMYRRYRSLDDTNGMITDSEREMEEKINRLRDVVRTPVIRMQKRLKRAGTVMQMCEAVYLFLEELDVPKKLEELRIRAEESGDFLFATDHEQVWEEVMSLLDTFVEMLGEEKMSLSMFTDVMSTGLEALQFANIPPSLDQVLIANIDHSRLSDVKATFIIGVNEGVIPAAPMDEGMLSDEEREVLGAAGIELAPTTRQTLLEEQFVMYQMVTRASEKLYISCPLADEEGKTLLASSFIKKIKRMFPNVKDSFITNDVNDLSRSEQISYVATPEVTLSYVMQQLQTWKRYGFEGNLDFWWDVYNFYVTSDEWKQKSSRVLSSLFYRNRAQKLSTAVSRDLYGDTIKGSVSRMELFNRCAYAHFAQHGLSLRERDIFKLDAPDIGELFHAALKKIADKLLRENRTWADLSIKECEHLSVLVIEEIAPLLQRQILLSSNRHFYLKQKLQQIIFRTSIILREHAKSSGFVPVDLEVPFGMGGTGSLPPMEFSLPNGVKMEVVGRIDRVDKAEDENGTFLRIIDYKSSSKALDLTEVYYGLALQMLTYLDVVTSNAQTWMKKGHAASPAGVLYFHIHNPIVEMKGDASEAEIEKEILKKFKMKGLVLGDADVVRLMDNKLSTGSSDIISAGLKKDGSFSARSSIASEQEFNVLQKYVHHTFENIGKDITEGVIDIAPYKMGNKAACTFCNFKSVCQFDESLEDNQFRSLKDMKDSEAMEKIREEVGGE